The following are encoded together in the Arthrobacter sp. Y-9 genome:
- a CDS encoding Na+/H+ antiporter subunit D, with the protein MSVNLAYLAPLAVLLPILGAAVAFTLVRHPRAQRTVSVSVLSLTLLLECFLLASSWDGGTTAVRLGHWFPPFGIVMVVDAFSSLMLVVSSAVSLCVLLYASAQGASESGYDGPVSIFHPSYLILIAGVSNAFLSGDLFNLYVGFEILLTASYVLMTLGGTEARIRAGVTYVVVSVVSSLLFLIAIGMIYAATGTVNMADLAVKLAQLDPGIQTLLHVMLLVAFGIKAAVFPLSFWLPDSYPTAPAPVTAVFAGLLTKVGVYAMVRTETLLFPGDTLNQPLMVVALLTMVVGILGAVAQNDIKRLLSFTLVSHIGYMVFGLALSSTAGLGAAVFYVAHHITIQTSLFLVAGLVELRAGSSSLDRLGGLGRLSPLLAVLFFIPAMNLAGIPPFSGFLGKLGLLQAGIAQGTVLAVILVVGGVFASLLTLLAIARVWNRAFWRTTDDAEDPEPELLITGAAARRLMPRGMVAPTAALVVLGVALTVFAGPLFGLADRSAAQMLDRSSYIHAVLGPDVAVPPLEAPPSSAESPATGDPAAGTPADETQAAETSGGAR; encoded by the coding sequence ATGAGCGTCAATCTCGCGTACCTGGCCCCCTTGGCCGTCCTGCTGCCGATCCTGGGCGCGGCCGTGGCGTTCACGCTCGTCCGGCATCCCCGGGCTCAGCGCACCGTCAGCGTCTCGGTCCTCTCCCTGACGCTGCTCCTCGAGTGCTTCCTCCTGGCCTCCAGCTGGGACGGTGGCACCACGGCCGTCCGGCTGGGCCACTGGTTCCCGCCGTTCGGCATCGTCATGGTGGTGGACGCGTTCTCGTCGCTGATGCTCGTGGTCTCCTCGGCCGTGAGTCTCTGCGTGCTCCTGTACGCCTCGGCCCAGGGCGCCAGTGAATCCGGCTACGACGGCCCGGTGTCGATCTTCCACCCGAGCTACTTGATCCTGATCGCGGGCGTGTCCAACGCGTTCCTCTCGGGCGATCTCTTCAACCTCTACGTGGGCTTCGAAATCCTGCTCACCGCGAGTTACGTGCTCATGACCCTCGGCGGGACCGAGGCGCGCATCCGAGCCGGCGTCACCTATGTGGTGGTGTCCGTGGTGTCCTCGCTGCTCTTCCTGATCGCGATCGGGATGATCTACGCGGCCACCGGCACCGTGAACATGGCGGATCTGGCCGTGAAGCTCGCGCAGCTCGACCCCGGCATACAGACCCTGCTGCACGTCATGCTGCTCGTGGCGTTCGGCATCAAGGCAGCCGTGTTCCCGCTGTCCTTCTGGCTTCCCGACTCGTATCCGACGGCTCCGGCGCCGGTCACCGCGGTGTTCGCGGGTCTGCTCACGAAGGTCGGCGTCTACGCGATGGTCAGGACCGAGACGCTCCTGTTCCCGGGCGACACCCTCAACCAGCCCCTCATGGTGGTCGCGCTGCTGACCATGGTGGTGGGCATCCTGGGCGCGGTCGCGCAGAACGACATCAAACGTCTCCTGTCCTTCACCCTCGTCTCCCACATCGGGTACATGGTGTTCGGGCTGGCCCTGAGCTCCACCGCCGGGCTGGGCGCCGCCGTCTTCTACGTGGCGCACCACATCACCATCCAGACCTCGCTCTTCCTGGTGGCGGGCCTGGTGGAACTCCGGGCGGGCAGCTCGTCCCTCGACCGTCTCGGCGGTCTGGGCAGGCTGTCCCCGCTCCTGGCCGTGCTCTTCTTCATCCCGGCGATGAACCTGGCCGGCATCCCGCCGTTCTCCGGCTTCCTGGGCAAGCTGGGCCTGCTCCAGGCCGGCATCGCGCAGGGGACCGTGCTCGCCGTGATCCTCGTGGTGGGCGGTGTGTTCGCCTCGCTGCTGACGCTGCTGGCGATCGCCCGAGTGTGGAACCGCGCCTTCTGGCGCACGACCGACGACGCCGAGGACCCGGAGCCCGAACTCCTCATCACGGGCGCGGCGGCACGGCGTCTCATGCCGCGCGGAATGGTCGCCCCGACGGCGGCGCTCGTCGTCCTGGGCGTGGCCCTGACGGTGTTCGCCGGTCCGCTCTTCGGACTCGCGGACCGGTCCGCCGCCCAGATGCTGGACCGCAGTTCCTACATCCACGCGGTGCTCGGCCCGGACGTGGCGGTGCCGCCCCTGGAGGCGCCGCCGTCGTCCGCCGAATCCCCGGCGACGGGCGACCCGGCCGCCGGCACCCCGGCCGATGAAACCCAGGCCGCTGAAACCTCAGGAGGTGCACGATGA